The DNA segment AGCGCCGCGCGGTAGAGCTCGAGAGTCGAGGCGGGGTTGCCGCGCTGCACGTCGCGCGCGAACCGGGCGAAGGTCGCCGGCTGCGGGAGCCAGCTCTCCCCGGAGCCGCTGAATCCGAAGGCCGGGGCGGCGGTCTCCCACGGGATCGGCACGCGGCAGCCGTCGCGGCCGTAGACCTCTCCGTTGGTGCGGTGGAACGTCGGGTCCTCGCGCACGTGGTCGTCGAGCTCGATGACCTCGGGCAGACCGAGCTCCTCGCCCTGGTAGAGGTAGGCGCTGCCCGGCAGAGCGAGCATCAGGGACGAGGCGGCGCGGCCGCGCCTGAGGCCCAGCACCTCATCCGGCTTGTCCTCCGTGCGCGGGCCGATCCCGCTCGCGGGGGCGGCGCCGTAGGTGCTCAGGCCGTACCGGCTGGTGTGGCGCACGACGTCGTGGTTCGACAGCACCCAGGTGCTGGGGGCCCCGACGCTCTGGAACGCGGCGATCGACTCGTCGATCACCGACCGCAGGCGCGGAGCCTCCCAGGGCGTGCCCAGATAGCTGAAGTTGAACGCCTGGTGCATCTCGTCCGGGCGCACCCAGAGCGCGGCTTTGGCCAGCGGCTCGACCCAGGCCTCGGCGCACAGTACTCGGTCGCCCTCGTACTCGGCGAGCACGCGGTGCCAGTCGCGGTAGACGTCGTGCACCTCGGGCTGCGCCCAGTAGGGGACCTCGTCGGGCTTCATCATGCCCTCGGCGAGGCTCTCGCCCGCCCCGGCCTCCGCGATATCCGGCAGACCCTCCTTCTTCATGAGTCCGTGAGCGACGTCGACGCGGAACCCGTCCACGCCGCGGTCGAGCCAGAACCGGAGGATCTGCCGGAACTGCTCCCACACCCAGGGGTTCTTCCAGTTGAAGTCGGGCTGCGAGCTGTCGAAGATGTGGAGATACCACTGGCCGGGCGTCCCGTCGGCCTCGACCACGCGGGTCCACGCGTTGCCCCCGAAGATCGACTGCCAGTTGTTGGGCGGCAGTTCGCCGTGCTCGCCGCGACCCTCGCGGAACATGAACCGGTCGCGCTCCGGTGATCCGGGGCCAGCGGCCAGCGCCTCCTGGAACCACGGGTGGTCGCTCGAGCAGTGATTGGGCACGAGGTCGACGATGACTCGCAGTCCGAGTTCGTGCGCGCGGTCGCGCAGGGCGTCGAAGTCGCCCAGAGTTCCGAAGATCGGGTCGACGTCGCAGTAGTCGCTGACGTCGTAGCCGGCGTCGCGCTGCGGCGAGCGGAAGAACGGCGAGAGCCACACGGCATCGACGCCGAGCTCGCGCAGCGCGGGCAGGCGCTCGGTGATGCCGGCGAGATCGCCGATGCCGTCCCCGCTCGCATCGGC comes from the Microcella frigidaquae genome and includes:
- a CDS encoding glycoside hydrolase family 13 protein; protein product: MSNESTTSILHTAVDHRRSSAPGQEWWRSAVIYQIYPRSFADASGDGIGDLAGITERLPALRELGVDAVWLSPFFRSPQRDAGYDVSDYCDVDPIFGTLGDFDALRDRAHELGLRVIVDLVPNHCSSDHPWFQEALAAGPGSPERDRFMFREGRGEHGELPPNNWQSIFGGNAWTRVVEADGTPGQWYLHIFDSSQPDFNWKNPWVWEQFRQILRFWLDRGVDGFRVDVAHGLMKKEGLPDIAEAGAGESLAEGMMKPDEVPYWAQPEVHDVYRDWHRVLAEYEGDRVLCAEAWVEPLAKAALWVRPDEMHQAFNFSYLGTPWEAPRLRSVIDESIAAFQSVGAPSTWVLSNHDVVRHTSRYGLSTYGAAPASGIGPRTEDKPDEVLGLRRGRAASSLMLALPGSAYLYQGEELGLPEVIELDDHVREDPTFHRTNGEVYGRDGCRVPIPWETAAPAFGFSGSGESWLPQPATFARFARDVQRGNPASTLELYRAALSLRAQHELGSGAVEWLPGYGDDVVALRNRSVIVIANLGAEPVALPEGALLLASNPLEGGMVPTDTTVWIAAD